One genomic segment of Desulfovibrio sp. UCD-KL4C includes these proteins:
- a CDS encoding acyltransferase — translation MTNRSQYNKLNSLQILRAIAAILVCFSHVHFSTKVYSAHFNMPSYESLAKFESFFRSGVDIFFIISGFVMAYVVTDKKINLKFCKNFACKRILRIYPMYWIVLSAYAIYSYIFSSGGQFHSFKTIVLSSLLTPGYRLLPISWTLTFEMTFYIIFTISLLISIIEGDKFILAISIISLAYALSFLLQPTQDTFGILQSPLLYEFVIGIFIAKMYINKLLLPKLYAYLLIIIYFIIVYYNISTTLTPNGFSWEYIIRWGGSSSLIVYALICLEYRGVNFPQILHKIGDSSYSLYLLHALLMTFFVKTWVKLDLPPLVSPRTLTLFLLLFAITASYLAYITLEKPMLKFTQKKFLNK, via the coding sequence ATGACAAATAGATCTCAATATAACAAGTTAAACTCTCTACAAATATTAAGAGCTATTGCGGCCATTTTGGTATGCTTTAGTCATGTCCATTTTAGTACGAAGGTATATTCTGCTCATTTTAATATGCCCAGTTATGAAAGTCTGGCAAAATTTGAATCTTTCTTTAGAAGTGGTGTAGACATTTTTTTTATAATTAGCGGATTTGTGATGGCCTATGTTGTTACCGACAAAAAAATTAACCTAAAATTTTGTAAAAATTTTGCATGTAAACGAATCTTAAGAATTTACCCAATGTACTGGATTGTATTGTCTGCATATGCAATATACTCTTACATCTTTTCAAGTGGAGGACAATTTCATAGCTTTAAAACAATTGTACTCTCTAGCTTGCTCACACCAGGGTATCGTTTACTACCTATTTCATGGACTTTAACTTTTGAAATGACTTTTTATATCATCTTCACCATTTCATTATTAATATCAATTATTGAAGGTGACAAATTTATCTTAGCTATAAGCATAATTTCTCTAGCTTATGCATTAAGTTTTCTACTTCAGCCAACTCAAGATACATTTGGGATACTTCAAAGCCCCCTCTTATATGAATTTGTCATTGGTATTTTTATTGCTAAAATGTATATTAACAAACTACTCTTACCTAAGTTATATGCCTATCTACTTATAATAATATATTTTATAATTGTTTACTACAATATTTCTACAACACTAACACCTAATGGATTTAGCTGGGAATATATTATCAGATGGGGAGGAAGCTCCAGCCTCATAGTATATGCTCTTATTTGTCTAGAATATAGAGGAGTTAACTTCCCTCAAATACTACATAAAATTGGAGACAGTTCGTATTCATTATACCTCCTCCACGCATTACTTATGACTTTTTTTGTTAAAACATGGGTGAAACTTGATTTACCTCCGTTAGTTTCCCCAAGAACATTAACACTATTTTTATTATTATTTGCAATAACAGCATCCTATTTAGCTTATATTACTCTTGAAAAGCCTATGCTAAAATTTACTCAAAAGAAATTTTTAAACAAATAA
- the tkt gene encoding transketolase, whose amino-acid sequence MSNNSQMDQKAVNVIKGLIMDSIRKANSGHPGGSMSSADFAYVLYKDFLRYDPTNTNWLNRDRFVLAAGHESPLLYSILHLAGLITIEDLKQFRQLGSITPGHPEHDVTPGVEATSGPLGQGFCVGVGMATAEAFLSAKTNDDVVDHYSYVLSSDGDFQEPVSLGAASLAGLWKLGKLIVFYDSNDIQLAGPTCRCNCTDFKKVFEGMCWQVLEIDGHDHEAIRKAIKAGQAETGKPTIIIGKTKMAAGAATLEGSHSTHGSPLSNEEIAATKKGFGLPEDELFYVPEDVVEHFRSRFPDLKKLAADWQIKLDSVLAENKEIADFWAESNKSRSDLKLNLPVFEAGQSVATRKAWGACLDAITDQLPTLLGGSADLDPSNQTANFRKKVGDFATDGYSSRNLAFGVREFPMSVILNGMALHGGVIPFGATFLTFSDYCRNGMRMSALQKLPVIYVYTHDSFYVGEDGPTHQPIEHVASLRLIPNHLVLRPADARETAACVEIAMTQTDRPSSLMLTRQGLPVMGKDEFPQVEEGVKRGGYIVKDCEGTPDMIAIAAGSEVSLAIDAAAMIKDKKIRVVSMPSMELFEEQDQAYKDSVLDPSVTTRVAAEAGRPEIWYKYVGLNGAVLGISHFGASAPAGQLAEKYGFTADNLAKIMKDQF is encoded by the coding sequence ATGAGTAACAACAGTCAGATGGACCAGAAAGCAGTTAACGTCATCAAGGGATTGATCATGGATTCCATCCGCAAGGCTAATTCAGGCCATCCCGGCGGATCCATGTCTTCTGCGGACTTTGCATATGTCCTCTATAAAGATTTTTTACGTTATGACCCAACCAATACAAACTGGCTCAACAGAGACCGTTTCGTACTTGCTGCCGGTCATGAATCCCCACTTCTTTACAGCATTCTGCATCTTGCAGGTCTGATCACAATTGAAGATCTTAAACAGTTCCGTCAGCTCGGTTCCATCACCCCCGGTCATCCTGAACACGATGTCACCCCCGGTGTTGAAGCAACAAGCGGACCTTTAGGACAGGGATTCTGCGTCGGCGTAGGTATGGCAACAGCAGAAGCATTTCTAAGCGCCAAGACCAACGACGATGTTGTTGATCATTACTCATATGTTCTTTCTTCTGACGGTGATTTTCAGGAACCTGTATCACTTGGCGCAGCATCCCTTGCAGGACTCTGGAAGCTCGGCAAACTCATAGTTTTCTATGACAGTAACGACATTCAGTTAGCTGGCCCCACCTGTCGCTGTAACTGTACAGATTTCAAAAAAGTTTTCGAAGGCATGTGCTGGCAGGTTCTGGAAATTGACGGACACGACCACGAAGCTATCCGCAAGGCAATAAAAGCCGGACAGGCTGAAACAGGCAAGCCGACTATCATCATCGGTAAAACCAAGATGGCAGCCGGAGCTGCAACTCTTGAAGGCAGCCACAGCACACACGGCAGCCCGCTTTCCAATGAAGAAATCGCCGCTACTAAAAAAGGTTTCGGTCTTCCTGAAGACGAACTTTTCTATGTGCCTGAAGATGTTGTTGAACATTTCCGCTCCCGTTTCCCTGACCTTAAAAAACTTGCTGCTGACTGGCAGATTAAGCTTGATTCAGTCTTAGCCGAAAACAAAGAAATTGCTGATTTCTGGGCTGAATCCAACAAGTCACGCAGCGATCTCAAACTGAATCTTCCTGTATTTGAAGCAGGTCAGTCTGTTGCGACAAGAAAAGCATGGGGTGCATGCCTTGATGCTATCACCGATCAGCTTCCAACATTACTTGGTGGTTCCGCTGACCTTGACCCGTCCAACCAGACTGCAAATTTCCGCAAGAAAGTAGGCGATTTCGCTACCGACGGTTACTCTTCAAGAAACCTTGCTTTCGGTGTACGAGAATTCCCAATGTCCGTTATCCTTAACGGTATGGCTCTGCACGGCGGCGTAATTCCTTTCGGTGCAACCTTCCTTACCTTCTCTGACTATTGCAGAAACGGTATGAGAATGTCCGCACTCCAGAAACTGCCTGTTATCTACGTCTACACACATGATTCATTCTATGTAGGTGAAGACGGCCCGACTCATCAACCAATCGAACATGTAGCCTCTCTGAGACTCATTCCGAACCATTTGGTACTGAGACCTGCCGACGCAAGAGAAACAGCAGCATGCGTAGAAATAGCAATGACTCAGACCGATCGTCCATCCAGCCTCATGCTGACCCGTCAGGGACTGCCTGTAATGGGTAAAGACGAGTTCCCACAGGTTGAAGAAGGCGTTAAACGCGGTGGTTACATAGTAAAAGATTGTGAAGGCACACCGGACATGATCGCTATTGCAGCAGGATCTGAAGTATCCTTGGCAATTGATGCAGCTGCTATGATTAAAGATAAGAAAATCCGCGTAGTAAGCATGCCTTCAATGGAACTGTTCGAAGAACAAGATCAGGCATACAAAGATTCCGTTCTCGATCCATCTGTTACAACACGTGTTGCAGCAGAAGCAGGTCGTCCGGAAATCTGGTACAAATACGTGGGCCTCAACGGAGCAGTACTCGGAATCAGCCACTTCGGCGCATCCGCACCTGCCGGACAGCTCGCTGAAAAATACGGCTTTACCGCTGACAATCTCGCTAAGATTATGAAAGATCAGTTCTAA
- the rpiB gene encoding ribose 5-phosphate isomerase B, translating to MAAKVVIGSDHGGFALKEFAKKVLTEMGYEVEDAGPESAVSCDYPVYAEKVASKVTDEVRGILICGTGLGMSMAANKHKGIRAAMCTNEYMAKMARAHNNANILCLGERVIGQGLAEEIIRAYMTTEFEGERHMRRINMFDQL from the coding sequence ATGGCCGCTAAAGTAGTAATCGGATCAGACCACGGAGGGTTCGCTCTCAAGGAATTCGCCAAAAAAGTACTTACAGAAATGGGGTATGAGGTTGAAGACGCCGGCCCTGAATCCGCCGTCAGCTGCGACTATCCTGTCTATGCTGAAAAAGTAGCTTCAAAAGTAACCGATGAAGTCCGGGGAATTCTAATCTGCGGAACTGGCCTCGGCATGTCCATGGCTGCAAACAAACACAAAGGCATCCGCGCCGCTATGTGTACAAATGAATACATGGCGAAAATGGCCCGCGCACACAACAATGCAAACATTTTGTGTCTGGGTGAAAGAGTCATCGGGCAAGGCCTTGCTGAAGAGATTATCCGTGCATACATGACCACCGAATTTGAAGGTGAACGTCACATGCGCAGAATCAATATGTTCGACCAATTATAG
- a CDS encoding tetratricopeptide repeat protein has protein sequence MINSAPNIRQKTYSAIALTMLFVFALSGCAAKNGTDGLAVNPQLSPESQLTYDYLVYQDFLSRFGQIMRNGVKTKEESEKATSLQQKALVVLDRILKVEPSAQLYAEKASLFWAAQQIDDAREALKEGLQKFPEDSDLTMSLSSTYLVDNRTADAEGVLQDYIRRHPKDLVVKTQLARIMLEQKKFAQTLDILKVIPAGQRTSEILYYYAKASAGLGLTKQAIRALQKTVKIKTDYIEAWGELAYLYELEKDYDSAEKIYTKMLEFPEVSSHIRLRLIELCLKLNNPDRGLSLVLEGPRSTSFLLEAAQTFLNGKFYGQASTVLDIFVKEKDVPDAYYFFKASIAYEGEDDPGKALEFLSKIKKGSDHYDRSIQFKAHLLIELNKNDEALAVLREGQKEFPDDPNFFLMEAALQMDHKQPKKAEETLLRGYKNIPDSTQILFQLGMVEEKKGNTDQTLKYMEKIISMQPDHADALNFVGYILADKNIQLDRAMVLISRANKLKPDNGFILDSMAWVLYRQGKLDEAWKNIGRALSLEPKQPELWEHYGDIAVAKKNKIEARKAYTRALKLNPENKELRKKLDSL, from the coding sequence ATGATTAATTCAGCACCCAATATTCGCCAAAAAACATACTCTGCCATAGCCTTAACAATGCTTTTTGTTTTTGCTTTAAGCGGATGTGCTGCCAAAAACGGAACTGACGGCTTAGCTGTAAATCCCCAACTAAGCCCGGAAAGCCAACTGACTTACGACTACCTTGTTTATCAAGATTTTCTATCCAGATTCGGACAGATAATGCGCAACGGGGTTAAAACCAAAGAAGAGTCAGAGAAGGCGACGAGCCTGCAGCAAAAGGCTCTTGTTGTCTTAGACCGCATCCTAAAAGTTGAACCAAGTGCCCAGCTTTATGCTGAAAAAGCTTCTCTTTTCTGGGCAGCCCAGCAAATTGATGATGCTAGGGAAGCTTTGAAAGAAGGCCTCCAGAAATTCCCTGAAGATAGTGACCTGACCATGAGTCTATCCAGCACCTATCTTGTTGACAACAGAACTGCGGATGCCGAGGGAGTTCTTCAGGATTATATTCGCAGACACCCCAAGGATCTTGTTGTCAAAACCCAACTTGCACGAATTATGCTGGAACAAAAAAAATTCGCGCAGACTCTGGATATTCTGAAAGTTATTCCGGCAGGGCAAAGAACATCTGAAATCCTCTACTATTATGCAAAAGCAAGTGCAGGACTTGGGCTGACCAAACAGGCTATAAGAGCTCTTCAGAAAACTGTTAAAATAAAAACTGACTACATAGAAGCTTGGGGCGAACTGGCTTATTTATATGAGCTTGAAAAAGACTATGACTCAGCTGAAAAAATTTACACAAAGATGCTCGAGTTCCCTGAGGTCTCAAGTCATATCCGGTTGCGCCTTATTGAACTGTGCCTCAAACTTAACAACCCTGATCGAGGACTTTCGCTTGTTCTTGAAGGACCGAGGAGCACTTCTTTTTTACTTGAAGCGGCTCAGACTTTTTTAAACGGCAAATTTTACGGGCAGGCATCAACTGTCTTAGATATTTTCGTTAAAGAAAAAGATGTTCCGGATGCTTACTACTTTTTCAAAGCCTCAATTGCCTACGAAGGAGAAGACGATCCCGGCAAGGCTCTTGAGTTTCTAAGCAAAATAAAAAAAGGCAGCGATCATTATGACCGCAGCATTCAATTCAAAGCCCATCTGCTTATTGAGCTTAATAAAAACGATGAAGCCTTAGCGGTTCTGCGTGAAGGACAAAAAGAGTTCCCTGATGACCCAAACTTCTTTTTGATGGAAGCAGCTCTGCAAATGGATCATAAACAGCCTAAAAAAGCAGAAGAAACTCTTCTACGCGGATACAAAAATATTCCTGATTCAACCCAGATTCTTTTCCAACTGGGCATGGTCGAAGAAAAAAAAGGCAACACTGACCAAACTTTGAAATATATGGAAAAGATTATTTCCATGCAGCCGGACCACGCAGATGCTCTAAATTTTGTAGGGTACATTCTTGCCGACAAGAACATACAACTTGATCGGGCGATGGTTTTAATATCAAGAGCGAATAAACTTAAACCGGATAACGGATTTATTCTAGACTCCATGGCGTGGGTTCTTTACCGCCAGGGTAAACTTGATGAAGCATGGAAAAACATAGGACGCGCTCTTTCCCTTGAACCCAAACAGCCAGAACTGTGGGAACACTATGGGGATATCGCTGTGGCCAAAAAAAACAAGATAGAAGCTAGGAAAGCCTATACAAGAGCTCTTAAGCTTAATCCAGAAAACAAAGAACTGCGCAAGAAACTGGATTCGTTATGA
- a CDS encoding RNA polymerase sigma factor RpoD/SigA — MKSEQKKEPIIPELIEDDEEILDEVKIEPDFLPTPRAKGEIATKDPLHLYLNEISRFPLLEPDEEFQLAKRVQENGDQEAAFRLVSSHLRLVVKIAMDFQRRWMQNVLDLIQEGNVGLMKAVNKFDPDKGIKFSYYAAFWVKAYILKYIMDNWRMVKIGTTQTQRKLFYNLNKERQRLQTLGFDPTTSVLSENLNVTEEEITEMDQRLAKNDLSLNLKFGDDSEATRMDFLPDLGMGIEETLANKEISALLLEQLRTVAHKLNDKEQVILDDRLLSDSPRTLREIGEEFGVTRERVRQIEARLLSKLREHLAETVTDFSEDWIPDND; from the coding sequence ATGAAATCAGAACAAAAGAAAGAACCGATAATCCCAGAGCTTATTGAAGACGATGAAGAAATCCTAGACGAGGTAAAAATCGAACCTGATTTTCTACCGACTCCTCGAGCTAAGGGCGAAATCGCAACTAAAGATCCGCTACATCTCTACCTTAATGAGATAAGCCGCTTTCCTCTTCTTGAGCCTGATGAAGAATTTCAACTAGCAAAAAGAGTACAAGAAAATGGAGATCAGGAAGCAGCATTCCGTCTTGTCTCTTCACATCTTAGACTGGTGGTAAAAATTGCAATGGACTTCCAGCGGCGCTGGATGCAGAATGTGCTGGACCTTATTCAGGAAGGAAATGTAGGTCTTATGAAAGCGGTTAATAAATTTGACCCGGATAAAGGAATTAAATTTTCATACTACGCTGCGTTCTGGGTTAAGGCTTACATTCTGAAATATATCATGGACAACTGGCGCATGGTTAAAATAGGAACCACCCAGACTCAGCGAAAACTGTTTTATAACCTGAACAAAGAACGTCAAAGGCTTCAAACTCTGGGTTTTGACCCTACAACATCAGTATTATCCGAAAATCTCAATGTCACAGAAGAAGAGATTACGGAAATGGATCAAAGGCTGGCAAAGAATGACCTCTCACTGAATCTCAAATTCGGTGATGATTCTGAAGCCACACGAATGGATTTTTTGCCGGACTTAGGCATGGGTATAGAAGAAACTCTTGCCAATAAAGAGATTTCGGCTTTATTGCTTGAGCAACTTAGGACAGTAGCGCATAAATTAAACGATAAAGAACAAGTCATATTAGATGACAGATTACTCTCTGATTCTCCGCGCACACTTAGGGAAATAGGCGAAGAATTCGGAGTGACCAGAGAAAGAGTCCGCCAGATTGAAGCTCGGTTGTTAAGCAAGCTGAGAGAACATCTAGCCGAAACAGTAACAGATTTTTCTGAAGATTGGATACCAGACAATGATTAA
- a CDS encoding homocysteine S-methyltransferase family protein, protein MSDFRKALRDDRVYFFDGGYGTLLQGRGLPAGMSPELFGLESPEVIKSVHQDYVSAGANVLTTNTFGGSRLKLGADVDVIGLNREMALLARSVAEDKVFVAGSVGPTGHFVQPLGEMTFKEMVEVYKEQIQGLVEGGVDLILGETHFDLAEAKAVVVATREVCDLPVALSMTFESPSACLTGSSPLTFIDTMQNMGVELMGTNCSAGPEQIYDVLKSMQPRLSSPLLVEANAGLPELDENRNTVFRLQPEPFAKQSVRFLEVGAKFIGGCCGTTPDHIRALRNIVGDVKWKRPVPEDNCQMVLTSRAQSVKIGFDQRGVIIGERINPTGKKVLSAELQKGQFTEAMKFAAEQIAAGAPVLDINVGAPLVDEVKALPSLVKEVMAQFPAPLSIDSTNPDAVEAALWNYAGSPLVNSISGEPGRMERLGPLCKKFGAPFILLPIIGSKLPFTCAERIEVVTKLLEEADSYGIPRRLIMVDALALTVSSKPEAARHCLDFIKHCKEEWNLPTVLGLSNVSFGLPARELLNSSFLTLCQGQGLCAFIANPNSSRLRESLYSAEVLLARDSQAEQFIEQYAGWTPSGDGGQAAGGGQSQGKPKTGAENLFEAVVSGDRGGILELVERDLAGGRDPFALVNDDLIPAIMEVGEKYERKEYFLPQLLQSAETLQKAFEKLKPLLEAAGGQQKQDVIVMATVEGDIHDIGKNIVCLMLRNHGFDVVDLGKDVPAKTIVDVAQEKGAKIIGLSALMTTTMVRMEDTIGLLKERNLDIKVMIGGAVITGGFSESIGADGWSTDAVAAVKVAKNLLQ, encoded by the coding sequence ATGTCGGATTTTCGTAAAGCTCTGCGCGATGATCGCGTTTATTTCTTTGATGGTGGATATGGAACACTTCTACAGGGAAGAGGTCTTCCTGCAGGAATGTCTCCTGAGCTTTTCGGTTTGGAGAGTCCAGAAGTTATAAAATCGGTGCATCAGGATTATGTTTCTGCTGGAGCGAATGTTCTTACCACTAATACTTTCGGCGGAAGCAGATTAAAACTCGGGGCTGATGTCGATGTTATCGGCCTTAATAGAGAAATGGCTCTTCTGGCCAGATCCGTTGCCGAGGATAAAGTCTTTGTTGCAGGTAGTGTCGGTCCGACTGGACACTTTGTCCAGCCTCTTGGAGAAATGACCTTTAAAGAGATGGTCGAAGTCTATAAAGAACAGATTCAAGGGTTGGTTGAGGGGGGAGTAGACCTGATTTTAGGTGAAACTCATTTTGATCTTGCTGAGGCAAAAGCGGTTGTTGTTGCAACCCGCGAAGTTTGTGATCTGCCAGTAGCTCTTTCGATGACATTTGAATCTCCTTCTGCCTGTCTTACAGGCTCTTCCCCGCTTACATTTATTGATACCATGCAGAACATGGGTGTTGAGCTGATGGGAACCAACTGCAGTGCCGGGCCTGAGCAGATATATGATGTTTTAAAATCCATGCAGCCTAGGCTTTCCAGCCCGTTGCTGGTTGAAGCAAATGCAGGACTCCCTGAATTAGATGAAAATCGTAATACTGTTTTCAGGCTTCAGCCTGAACCGTTTGCTAAGCAATCTGTCCGTTTTCTTGAAGTGGGAGCAAAATTCATTGGCGGTTGTTGCGGAACTACTCCTGATCATATCAGAGCCCTTAGGAATATTGTAGGCGATGTAAAATGGAAGCGTCCTGTTCCAGAAGATAATTGCCAGATGGTTCTTACTTCTCGTGCGCAGTCCGTTAAAATAGGATTTGATCAGCGCGGTGTAATTATCGGTGAGCGCATCAATCCTACAGGAAAAAAAGTTTTAAGTGCCGAACTTCAAAAAGGACAGTTTACTGAGGCTATGAAGTTTGCCGCAGAACAGATTGCAGCCGGTGCCCCCGTGCTGGATATCAATGTCGGAGCTCCTTTGGTTGATGAAGTTAAAGCTTTGCCTTCCCTTGTTAAAGAAGTGATGGCGCAGTTTCCAGCTCCTTTAAGTATTGATTCTACAAATCCGGATGCAGTTGAAGCCGCATTATGGAACTACGCAGGTTCTCCGCTGGTCAACTCCATCAGTGGTGAGCCCGGGCGCATGGAGCGTCTTGGACCGCTTTGTAAGAAATTCGGAGCTCCTTTTATTTTGCTGCCTATAATCGGTAGTAAACTTCCATTCACATGTGCGGAAAGAATTGAAGTTGTTACCAAACTTCTCGAAGAAGCTGATTCTTACGGCATCCCGCGTAGGCTAATAATGGTGGATGCTCTTGCTTTGACTGTTTCATCCAAGCCGGAAGCAGCAAGGCATTGCCTAGATTTTATAAAACATTGCAAAGAAGAATGGAATCTACCTACTGTCTTGGGTCTTTCCAATGTTTCATTCGGATTACCGGCTCGCGAACTTCTTAACTCAAGCTTTTTGACTCTATGTCAGGGGCAGGGGCTTTGTGCATTTATAGCTAACCCTAATTCTTCAAGGCTTAGAGAAAGCCTTTATTCCGCAGAAGTCCTGCTTGCCAGAGATTCTCAGGCTGAACAGTTTATAGAGCAGTATGCCGGATGGACTCCTTCGGGTGACGGTGGACAGGCTGCCGGCGGGGGGCAAAGTCAGGGAAAGCCGAAAACCGGAGCTGAAAATCTTTTTGAGGCAGTTGTTTCAGGGGACAGGGGCGGAATACTCGAACTTGTTGAAAGAGATCTTGCCGGAGGGCGTGATCCTTTTGCTCTTGTTAATGACGACCTTATTCCTGCCATTATGGAAGTCGGTGAAAAATACGAGCGCAAAGAATATTTTCTTCCACAGCTTTTGCAGTCTGCCGAAACTCTCCAAAAAGCATTTGAGAAACTCAAGCCTCTCCTTGAAGCGGCTGGTGGACAACAGAAGCAGGACGTAATTGTCATGGCTACAGTTGAAGGTGATATTCATGATATCGGTAAAAATATTGTCTGTCTCATGCTTCGTAATCATGGTTTCGATGTGGTTGACCTTGGTAAGGATGTTCCAGCAAAAACAATTGTTGATGTTGCACAAGAGAAAGGAGCTAAAATTATAGGACTTTCCGCTCTCATGACAACTACAATGGTTAGGATGGAAGATACTATAGGCCTCTTAAAAGAGCGCAATCTTGACATTAAAGTCATGATCGGAGGCGCGGTTATAACCGGAGGGTTCAGCGAATCTATCGGTGCTGACGGTTGGTCTACTGATGCTGTTGCAGCTGTGAAGGTTGCTAAAAACCTGTTGCAGTAA
- a CDS encoding TlpA disulfide reductase family protein, whose product MRFINKICLIMVLFLILVAGCSKAETVGEVKTLNAQAVQDVIAQAKGKVVVVNFWATWCPPCRAEIPDLIELRKKFSDDDLMMIGVSVDSGVDIVKEFMGKEAKFNYPIYFADSDVAGFYGIESIPRTLVFSPAGEKVFDKSGSFPGSMFEAYINKLLKDR is encoded by the coding sequence ATGAGATTTATAAATAAAATTTGTTTAATAATGGTTCTATTTTTGATTTTGGTTGCTGGTTGTAGCAAAGCTGAAACAGTCGGTGAAGTTAAAACCCTAAATGCTCAGGCTGTTCAAGATGTTATCGCGCAGGCAAAAGGGAAAGTCGTAGTTGTCAATTTCTGGGCAACATGGTGTCCTCCCTGCCGTGCGGAGATCCCTGATCTGATTGAATTGCGTAAGAAGTTCTCCGATGACGATCTGATGATGATCGGAGTTTCTGTAGATTCAGGCGTAGATATCGTGAAGGAATTTATGGGCAAAGAAGCTAAGTTTAATTATCCTATATATTTCGCAGATAGTGATGTTGCAGGATTTTACGGGATTGAAAGCATTCCGAGGACTCTTGTTTTTAGCCCCGCAGGTGAAAAGGTTTTTGATAAATCAGGCAGTTTTCCCGGCTCCATGTTTGAGGCCTATATCAACAAACTCCTTAAGGATCGGTAA
- a CDS encoding N-acetyltransferase produces MAIIRKARMEDAEGIHSIIKESTKNAMVLPRSRSSIYNHLRDFFIAEAEDGQVVGCCALSITWDCLAEVRSLVVTPEARGSNLGGRMVEACVQEAKGLGVCEVFVLTNIEDFFKKQGFAATDKNILPQKVWADCINCPLFPDCDEIPMIMKL; encoded by the coding sequence GTGGCGATTATTAGAAAAGCTAGAATGGAAGATGCTGAAGGTATCCATTCAATCATAAAAGAAAGTACAAAAAATGCGATGGTTCTCCCTCGCTCCAGATCCTCAATTTATAATCATCTTCGTGATTTTTTTATTGCAGAGGCGGAAGATGGACAGGTCGTCGGATGTTGCGCGCTCAGCATTACATGGGATTGCCTGGCAGAAGTTCGCTCGCTCGTAGTTACCCCTGAAGCTCGCGGGTCTAATCTGGGTGGCAGAATGGTCGAAGCATGCGTTCAGGAAGCTAAAGGTCTGGGGGTGTGCGAAGTTTTTGTTCTCACGAATATTGAGGATTTTTTCAAGAAGCAGGGGTTTGCCGCGACGGATAAGAATATTCTTCCTCAAAAAGTATGGGCGGATTGTATTAATTGTCCGTTGTTTCCTGATTGCGACGAAATTCCAATGATAATGAAACTTTAA
- the hpt gene encoding hypoxanthine phosphoribosyltransferase — protein MGHCLKEVFSSEVIAARIKELGKDISETYGEQPLVCVCVLKGAYLFFADLTRSLKAEAEIDFVRLSSYGSGTSRTGSMNFSKDLESDIAGKHVLIIEDIVDTGHSVEFLKHVFSKRNPLSIKTCSLIDKNERREIDLKVDFSGFVVEDGFLVGYGMDYAEKYRYLNAVYELEND, from the coding sequence ATGGGCCATTGCCTGAAAGAAGTGTTTTCTTCTGAAGTTATTGCAGCTAGAATTAAAGAACTTGGTAAAGATATTTCTGAAACATATGGAGAGCAGCCTTTAGTGTGTGTATGTGTACTAAAAGGTGCCTATCTTTTTTTTGCAGACCTGACGCGTAGTCTTAAGGCTGAAGCAGAAATAGATTTTGTGCGTCTTTCAAGTTATGGGAGCGGAACTAGCAGAACAGGTAGCATGAATTTTTCAAAAGATTTGGAAAGCGATATTGCCGGTAAGCATGTTCTTATTATAGAAGATATTGTGGATACTGGACATTCTGTTGAATTTTTGAAACATGTTTTTTCTAAGCGTAATCCACTCAGCATTAAAACATGTTCTTTGATTGATAAAAATGAGCGTAGAGAAATTGATTTGAAGGTCGATTTTTCAGGTTTTGTTGTTGAGGATGGCTTTCTTGTAGGATACGGAATGGACTACGCAGAGAAATACAGGTATCTAAATGCAGTATATGAATTAGAGAATGACTAG